In Methanocalculus alkaliphilus, the following are encoded in one genomic region:
- the vapC gene encoding type II toxin-antitoxin system VapC family toxin: protein MKVLVDTSIWSLALRRRGVLSEDEKVSVSALIDLIDDARVVMIGPIRQELLSGISSMSQFDDLKEHLQSFEDLPLYREYYERAADFFNICRRSGVQGSHIDFLICAVAVEASLQIYTSDRDFIQYAKHLPIHLYGT, encoded by the coding sequence ATGAAAGTCCTTGTTGATACCTCAATCTGGTCTCTTGCTCTCAGGAGAAGAGGTGTTCTGTCAGAAGATGAAAAGGTATCAGTCAGTGCACTGATCGATCTCATCGATGATGCACGGGTTGTTATGATCGGCCCAATCAGGCAGGAACTTCTCTCTGGGATCTCATCAATGTCACAGTTCGATGACCTCAAAGAGCACCTGCAATCCTTTGAAGACCTGCCCCTTTACCGTGAGTATTATGAGAGGGCCGCGGATTTTTTTAATATTTGCAGACGATCCGGTGTTCAGGGCTCACATATTGACTTTTTAATCTGTGCAGTGGCAGTTGAAGCGAGTCTGCAGATTTATACCTCAGACCGTGATTTTATTCAGTATGCAAAGCACCTGCCTATCCATTTATATGGGACATAA
- a CDS encoding type II toxin-antitoxin system VapB family antitoxin, which yields MGTNLALDDHLIAEAQAIGGARTKKAAVTEALEEYIRRRKQVRITELFGKIEYDPEYDYKKHRLRR from the coding sequence ATGGGGACAAATCTTGCACTCGATGATCATCTCATTGCTGAAGCTCAGGCAATCGGGGGTGCCCGCACAAAGAAGGCCGCGGTTACTGAAGCTCTTGAAGAATATATTCGGAGAAGAAAACAGGTACGGATCACGGAGCTCTTTGGAAAGATAGAGTACGATCCGGAGTATGACTATAAAAAACACCGTCTGCGAAGATGA
- a CDS encoding acylphosphatase, translated as MVEKPLRYENPMLDMDPHTFSRYSIQVSGAVQRVGYRHIVQNIARKLKITGYIENLEGYDVHIIAEGRVSDLDAFIQAIRNVDYSVEVEEICTVKEDYKGEYSYFTVIRGSPEEELAERIDTIIAISSRMERKQDISLEKHDTSISLQEKTIGLQEKTIGLQIETLTEVKGMRSDLDNHLNKEISEMRMELKEIRTALINYGIMNAAKS; from the coding sequence ATGGTAGAAAAGCCTTTGAGGTATGAAAACCCAATGCTGGATATGGATCCCCATACCTTCTCCAGATATTCAATACAGGTTTCAGGAGCAGTCCAGAGGGTTGGCTATCGGCATATTGTTCAGAATATTGCTAGAAAATTAAAAATTACCGGCTATATCGAGAACCTTGAAGGATATGATGTGCATATCATCGCAGAGGGCCGTGTATCTGATCTTGATGCCTTCATCCAGGCTATCAGGAATGTGGACTATTCGGTAGAAGTTGAAGAGATTTGTACCGTGAAGGAAGATTATAAAGGAGAATATTCTTATTTCACAGTAATCAGAGGCTCTCCTGAAGAAGAACTTGCAGAGAGAATTGATACCATAATTGCTATCTCTTCACGGATGGAGAGGAAACAGGATATCTCCCTTGAGAAGCACGATACGTCCATTTCATTACAGGAAAAGACGATTGGTCTGCAGGAAAAGACGATTGGTCTGCAGATAGAGACGCTTACTGAAGTGAAAGGAATGAGAAGTGATCTCGATAACCATCTCAATAAGGAGATCTCTGAGATGCGTATGGAATTAAAGGAGATCAGGACGGCATTGATAAACTATGGAATTATGAATGCGGCAAAGTCCTGA